AGATCTCCTACTCAATGCATCTGCTACTTTGTTAAGAGCCCTCGACTTATGTTGAATGATGAAAGGAAACTTCTGCAAATAACTTACCCATCGAGCATGCATTTTATTTATCACCTTCTGGCTGTGAAGGAACTTCAAAGCTTGATGGTCGGTAAACAGAATGAACTCCCTCTGAACCATATAGTGTTCCCACTGACGTAAGGCTCTAAACACTGCATAAAATTCCTGATCATAGGTACTCCATTTCTGACGAGCATCACTTAGCTTCTCGCTAAAGAAAGCCACTGGTCTCTTCTCTTGGGACAGTATAGCTCTAATACCCACTCCACTGGCATCACATTCAACCTGGAACACCTTGTTAAAGTAAGGAAGATCTAACACGGGAGCACTGTACAACTTCTCTTTTATCAATGCAAAACTCTGTTCCTGCTCATCCCCCCACTTGAACTTTCCTTTCTTCAAACATTCCGTTATTGGTGCAGTTATGGTACTGAAATCCCTAATGAATCTCCTGTAGAAAGTGGTCAGACCATGTAAACTACGTACTTCAGTCACTGATGTAGGTGCGGGCCAATCCCTAATTGCACTCACCTTCTCTTCATCCACCTGAATCCCTTCTTCGCCAACAACAAAGCCTAGGAAAAGCAACTTGCTGGTGCAGAATGTACACTTTTTCAGATTAATGTACAATCGGTTCTCCTGTAACACTTGCAACacttgcttcacatgttctagGTGTTCTATCTGATTCTTACTATAAATCAAaatatcatcaaaataaaccaCAACAAAAGAACCTGTAAAAGGACGAAGAACCTGATTCATCAACCGCATGAATGTACTAGGGGTGTTTGACAATCCGAAAGGCGTCACCAACCAATCATATAACCCATCCTTGCTCTTAAAAACAGTTTTCCATTCATCTCCAGGTCTGATTCTAATTTGATGGTACCCCCTACGCAAATCTATCTTCGAAAACACCTTGGAACCTGACAACTCATCAAGCATGTCTTCAAGTCGAGGAATTGGAAATCGATACTTGATAGTTATCTTATTGATGGCCCTGCTATCAAATTTCCTTTCTTGGGGACTAGAAGGACTGGTACGGAAAAAGGACTCATGCTCTCACGGATGAACCCTTTCTTTAACAAATCTTCAATAAGTTCTATTAAAATTTCATTCTCCTTAGGGCTCATACGATAATGGGGAAGGTACGTTGGGTAAGCTCGAACCTAGAATCAGGTCGATTTGGTGTTGAATGTCTCGCATAGGAGGCAAGTCATTAGGGAGCTCATCatcaatcagttctttgaaatCCTCTAAAATTTCCAGCACTACTCCAGGAATGGGTGTTTCTTCCTTACTCGCACTCAACAAACCCTTAATCACTTCTGGACAAAAATAATCCGATTCCTTGACGGCATCATCAAGTTCCTTATCATTATACGTCATTATCAAGAAACTAGACTTCTTCCCCCCGTACTCTTTTCAAAATGCAAAACAGGTGCCATAGCAATTTCATGTGTACCCCAAGAAAACATCATTACATTATCCCGACCCCGATAGGTAACATCattatcaaactgccaaggccTACCAAGTAAAACATGACAAATATCCATATCAAGAACATCACAAAGTACTTCTTCCTTGTAATGCTTTCCGATGGAGATAGGGACTCTGCAGGCCAATGTGACTCGAACTTGGGACCCCTTACTGACCCAACCGAGGGTGTACGGCTTCTCATGTGGTTCCGTTTGTAATTTCAAATAATTCACCATCTTCTGTGAAACCAGATTCTCTATGCTACCATTATTCACGATAAGATTACAAACCTTGTTCTGAATGGAACAGTGAGTCTTGAACAAATTTTTGCGTTGCCCTTCATCCTTCGATGTCAAAAGAACCCTCTGCAACACAAAGTTAACCATCTCATCAGACTCCTCTTCCGCAAACTCCACGTCTGCATACTCATCATTCTCTAACTCAGGTTCCTCTCCATCTCCTTCTAAAACAGCAGCTACTCTCCGAGACGGGTAAACGTTGGACCTGTGTCCCTTGCCATTACAGCGATAGCACGTGTCTCCACCGGGTTTAGCATACGAGTTGTTTGGCTTTTGGGTAGGTGTCCTACACTGCTGCGCACTACTGGAACTACCAACCCCCTTGCGTGCAGGGTTGTATTCCTTAGCAGCTACGCTCTTCTCCTTATCACCTACGGCCTCAAAGTTATTTTGGGGCGAGTATCTTCTAAAAGACAAGAAATTTCGAGGGGATTTATCTATCAGTGTTGCTTTCAAGGCCAGACTTGATGCTTCAGCCACAAACCACACAGTTCGCAAGCCCATCTTCTCTTGCAAAGAACCCTTCAAGCCACTAACATACCGAGCCACTTTCTGACTCTCAGATTCTCCCAACTCATTGCGCTCTGAAAAACGCAAGAACTTTGTTGTGTATTCTATCACAGTTCTCTTTCCTTGAACACACTCAATATACATCTTGTATAGGATCTGCTCATAGTCCTCGGGAAAAAGCCGCTCCAGCATCAACTGTTTCATCCTTCGCCAAGTCTTGACTGGCCCTTTCCGTTGCCTCTGCCTCTGCACAACCAACCTATCCCACCAAACATCAGCAgtactttttaatttaatagCCACCATCTTAACTTGCTTATTTTCAGGAACTTCCATGACTTCGATCGAAAAACCTATCAACGTCAACCTGCCAGTCTAGAAACTCCTCCACCCCCATGGTTCCGTAGAACAATGGAATATCAGCCTTCACCCGATAATCATGTTTATGATGATTATTTCCATCGTTACTTATTTCTTCCTCGAGGGGTTCTTCTTCTTCGGAACTCAAACTATCAGCAGTGATATTACGTCGGTTCCTCTGCGGTGCCCTAGTCGGACTCCCTCTCCCGTTCCTCCGATGATTCACATTATTCTTCACAACGTTCAACTGCGTTGTTAACGATGTCATCTGATTAGTCAAAGCAGATAGGGCCGTGGTAGAAGCCGCGGTAGCCTCCTCAAGATCTGCTCTGGTAACTGGTTCTCCCATGGCTAATCAAGATACGACAAGAAACGGGAGAAagcctgctctgataccacttgaCGCAGTCGGAATTACCAAAGAAAAGAAAGCGCTAATCTTTAAAACGAACGAACAGATTTACGAGCGATAAATCTGTAAAAGCTTCGAAATCCACCAGAAAAAGCTAGAGATAAACTCTCAGAAATTTATTATCAAAAGAATAGTTGGTTTATAATGACTAAAATAAAGTGTTTAAATAGTTAACACAAAACCCTAATACGAAACGGAATTAAAAACAAAAGTCAAAAATAATTAAGGccttgttctttttggcttaatttcagtttcatgaCTTATTTggtagttcagttcagttcagttcaattcaattcaggagcattcacttcagttcagttcagttcagttcaggagcattcagttcagttcagttcagttcaggtgcattcagttcagttcagtttaattcaattcaatttaacttaataataataataataataataataataataataataataataataatattattattattattattattattattattattattactattattattattattattattattacttatattattatttatattattgtattacttattatttatatttatatttatattattatattacttattattattattatttataaataattatttattaataattatttattaataattaatataatttattattattgttattaattaGTTACCGACTATTAGTTATTaactatgaattattattattattattattaatatttatcatttattgtaattatttaGTAATCAATCAcatattattagtattatttattatatagttatttatttattaattaataattattatttagttattagttaacatattttattattatttattatttattatttattcattattaattattaattattatttattatttattatttattatttattatttattatttattacttattatttattatttattatttattatttattatttattatttattatttattatttattatttattatttattatttattatttattatttattatttattatttatttctgttaagttaagttaagttcagttcagttcagttcaggagcattcagttcagttcaattcagttcagctctaaagaaaAGGGCCTAAACTGCAGTTTTCGAGCTCTAAACGAACTCGTGGGCCCGTTTCCTTTCCGAAAACATATTCTATTAAGCAATCGGACACCGGAGACTCGACTAGTAGAAATCATTTCAGCAATTTACTTCTTTATCGAATCGTGCAGTCATCCTTCCTACGTTACAAATTGGAAAATAACTAACTAAATTGATCTACTTCGCAAATCATTATCATTACTAGGTGTGAACGCAAACAGTCAAATACGGAGTACCTGACAGCTTCATTCCATTTCCAGGTCGcagaaaatgaattaaaaaaatttgaatattCCAAAGACAATGAGAATAGTCTATTAATCCTCTTGTAAATCATAATGCTCCTTATGAATatacatttatatatttttttcaaacCAACGAGGTCTTTTTAAAATTGTGTTTCGGTCCAAAAAGGAAACAATCTTTTCTTTCTTAAGTTtctaatttaatctaatatatttgattaaagcgcatatttataatttattaatttattaaaaactCATTAGatattgataaatgaaaaataagatttctaatttattttaaaattaaaaaaaaatatacaagttCTATGTAATTAAAGTTAACGCTTGATtcggatttggatatggatatAGATTCGGATTTGGACATGGATGTAATTTTGGAGTCCGAATTTTAAATAAATCGGATACGGAGTTTACTACATCCGACACGGATCCGACCCATTGTCATTCCTATTTGTACTAaaaagatacactttccttaaacGGCCGTATTTAAAAAGAAATGCACTTTTCCTTTTTGACATGTCTTGGTCCCCACTTTCCATTATACTAATATTTATCTATTTCTTGTAGTCCACatacttactcacatcatctatttattataataaataattcacccactaccccacttttatcttattttaataaattcaactaagTCTCCTAAAATTACGCGACGGCCAAAGTgtatttctttttaaaataaagaGGTACTATTATTTATACTTCCTTCGTCCATGTAACCTCATTAGTCTACaagaaataatatagtcatgtgagatcttgttatattcgtttcaatatatattttcagaatatcaattttttatatttttacgcGTGTAGAATTAGAGTTATTTACGTTTTAAGTCGTGTCTTGAAAACCGGTAAAAGtcggtactccctccgtttctttttgttctttacgcttGGCCTTTTGCACATTTATTAacaactaattaatgtgcattgagaatcctctaaattttttttcaacaaggaaaattacgtttatttataatattttcactcttattaaaattctgatattgggaaaatgaaaaaaatttaatgtcccaatagaaaagtgtgaaagattaaatgacccaatgaacttaattggttaaaataatcatttgacacaaattttgatagaatattaaagcatttatgtgataatataaaaggaaatgtaaaaaacattttgaaacacccaaaaataaaaatataaagaacaaaaagaaacggagagaGTAATATTTTAGGGACGGAGCCACAGAGAGAGTATTACTTTGCTCACTCTAACACAAAACTTTGCCCACTACCATTTCCAATTATCTTTGAAATTATAATGTAAAGTACTCCATTAGTATTTTATTCAGTGATATACTTTTGATCGATACAGAGTTTTAGAGGGGtgaattgattttattaaaataagatggaagTGGAGTGATGAGTTATTATCTATTGTAAGAAATTGATAGTGGGTAAATTGTTTAATGTAGTAGAGAGAAAATGTAAGTAAGTGTGGGATAGAAGAAGAGAAAGATAAGTATAATTACGAGGGGTACCATGAcatgataaaaataaaaagtgtaTCACTTGTTAAAATACGGTGGAATAAGAAAAGTGTATCACTTACCGAGTAACAAAATAGAGAGGGAGTATGATTTATcggaaatgataaaggtcgcaacatgcgacctttaagccatgtCACAGTGGTGACATGGCACGCCTATGTGTCATAAATGtatttggaaactaaaatatttagattttataacctattatacatgttacaaaaaagataggaaaatcttaattaatattctaatttacaaattgaataatgtaattttcatttcagaaaaataattctaatttgtatagaaaattagaaaaaatacttttaattaTTTACGTCGTATATGATACaggaaattaaataaaaaatacatttcCTAAGTTatacttagaaaataaaaaaatacagtGCATTTGAAATAAAAAGATTAGGAAAAGTATTGTGTTTATTGGTTTTGTTCATTCACGTACCTAGCTTCATCTTTCCCATTTACCCTCCGCCCCCCTCCCCCTCCCCCtacaaggaaaaaaaaattgttcttcAATGGGGGTATTGTTGAAGTGTCGCTCTTCTTCTCTAGATGAACTCGAGAACTACTGGTATGTGACTGCGCGTAGTGTGACTGGTGAGATGAACGACACTTTTACTATGAAAAAGAACCTAAAACTAACCTaatcattaaaattaaaataatattttaaagtaaTGTAATTATGAATTTTTATTTACATCAAAATATGTTATTAGATTATCAATTagtgtattttttaaaataattcgatgtattttttaattacacaaaaatatatactacctccgtttctgaaagttctttacgctttggaaaatgtatctaaaatataaaaactttgacaaTAATTTCTCactgatcttgttagattgttATCAGTATGCATTtgcagaatatcaactttttataattttttcacaaacgaaattagatatattagtagttaaatattgcattggagtccgtgcaaatagtaacggTAAAAAACTttatgaaatggaggtagtatattattagattataaattttatttttttaatttgtaatttataagataaaaggaaatatatatttactataaatataataaatatttgtttcctGGTTTATATTgactaccttatttatatattttcatagtaaaagaAAACTGATGACGCGTAGCCTACGTAGTGCCTACATGTACCAATGAAACGCTAATACGTTTTGTTGTCACAAGTTGCGACCTATATCATGGTCCTTTATTTATTTGTAcaagttaatttggcaaaacgtACGTATTTGTGTGGAATAAAGGCATAAAGCATACTTCGTATGATAGTTGTTCGCATGGAACAATTATTAGTACATAATCATTATTTTGGCTACTAAACAAAGATTAATGGCTGTATAATCTCTACTCCGCCAACTATGTCCTAGCTAAACTTTTATCTGGAATAAAGGCATCGTTGACTTGGATGTACAATACTCGGAGTAccagtaaaaaaataaaaaagtaaaaaaaaaaacaaaaaaaagtacaACATGTAATTTATCTGCATTTACTTGATCTCGATCTTCTTAACTCGATCCTTATTGTTGTTCTGCTCCTTCATTTACAATGTTAGAATTGCAGAAATATTCCGGCTTTGATCGTTGTATATATTTATACTAAGAGTATGGTATATGAATATGATACCCTCCGACTATCCAGCGCCAGAGAGACTAGATACAGATGGATGAAACCTGACAATTTTCAATCTCCCTCCATCCGGAATTAGTTGCACATGGATAATGATAAAATTTGAATTGGTGAAGTGACAACTAAATTCAGGCGGGGTACTATTTTGTCGGCAAGAGTTATGAGTCGAGAGCGAAGGGAGTCTGGAGAAGGTCGTAAGGGGCCCACAACGCATCAAGAGGACAAGGACGATTGGCGTCAAGGCGGGCCCATGGTTTCCCTTTCCCACTCCAATGCAGAAGGCTAACTGGGCCCGGATGCAGATCCCGACAAAGTCCCCGGAAATTGTCACCACCAAGACCATGTTGATTCCATCGGTGATCAACGGGGACAATATTACCGCCGAAAACTAATAAGAAAGGTGGCAATGAGCCTAGCTCATAGATGCGCATCCGCTTCTGGAGTTCCATCCATTCCTCGATCCGCCTGGTGTAATCCCCGGCACGCCACCGATTCAAGTCTATAACCATTACTCCGGTGTTAAAGTAACAAGCGTGTCGGTCTGCAAACGTGACCGACAGCGAAGGATTAGACCAAAAAGTTGGAGTAAAGTAGGTAGTAAAGTTGGCATTACAATACTCAGGTGCAGCCAATACTTTAtcatcaactaaattgaagttATAGAGTGTTGATatatcatcaacaacaacaacatcagaATCAAGGTATACAACACGACCAACACACAAAGGAAGAAGGTTCGCTAAATAGGATCGAGCATAATTAAGAGGACAGTCAAGGGCAGACCGGATAGAAGTAGAAATCAACCCTGCAACAGCAGAGTCGTCAAAAGGGTAAAGGTCAAACCGAAGATAAGGAAATGACGACGAAATAGTGGTGTGCAACTCAGACGCATTGGAACGTGTTGCAGAAATTACAAAATGGAAGTATATGTTTTGTGGACAAGAAGAGTGTTGGAGTACAGACAAGATGGCAGCCATTGAACCACGGATGTAGGTAAGGTCAAGAGTCATAGCTACATGAACAGCTTCATCTGAGCACACCAAAACACTATCAGGATCTAAAGCTGAGCTAGGTAATGATACATCTTGATGATCATCATCTTCGAATTCAGTTGACACGATTTTCGGACATTCTTCTGAGTTGTAAAATTGTGGTGCTTCCCGGAACCTTTGTTTACTTTGGGAACCATCAATGGTAGCCGTAGCCGTAGCAGAAACGATGGTGATTAATAATCCGAATACGACCACTCCAAACACGAGAAAAGGTCGTGTTGGAGGCATACTTTGAGttgaaaaattaaataaaaagagaGTAGTGAATTAAGAGGGAAATAACTCAATTAAAAGGAAGTTGAGATTTATTAGATTGAaaagaagaataaaaaaatatggGGGAAGTAGCTTTCGAAACTTGGAAGGAAGAGGGGGATGTAAGAGCAgctaaggagagagaagaagaagagcaGCTTATAGGAAGCTTCAAGTTTGGGGAAAATTCAATTCAATGCTTAAGACTAAGAATTGTTGAATGTAGATATAAAGGAGCTTTCACATTTCTAAATTGAAATTCAAGGTAATCGGAAGTTCAGCAGGGTTTTCAATGTGGGGTCTTAGCTTAGAAACAATAGAAACtgtgtttttttcttctttcattaaataaataaatctagGTTCCTACTTTATAGGCTAATACAGCCCCGTTTCCTTAATATTAGGCACATTTGGTTTATGTTGCACGGGGTGGGTACGTATAACCATGTTATTAGTATTAAttgcattttgtatttttttaatgtaaGTAATCAATGGTGGATCTTGTACTTTGGGTCTAAATGTATAGATCTAACATGATAGgtcatcaatttttttattctttcgcAATTTCAGTGAATTTTAGGTTGACTAAATACTTAAATAGTCTTTACAAACTCTGAAAATGTTACACTTTACTTCATAATTCGTACTCCCTAcgtctctttttattctttacgtttagTACTTTTACgtattttaacgattaattaatttgcatcgagattcctcaattttttttatttaaacaagataaattacatttatttataatgttttcacttttatcgatattgggaaatgagaaaaatttaatgtcccaatggaaaagtgtgagagatttaatgacccaatgaatttaattggttaaaataataattggacacaaattttaatagaatactaaatcatttatgtgataatataaaaggaaatgtaaaaaatattttgaaatacccaaaaagaaaaacgtaaagaacaaaaagagacggagggagtattatacaTGTATGTACTTATTAAATGAGTTATAAAAAACATTCATGCATAGAATACATAATATTATAAGGTAAAGTTTGTATATAGTACCcgtaataaatataaatatttttagttctaataatctaatctaatctaatatatctaAATAAAAGAGACATATTAACTGATATATTAGAGCGTCACGTAGGAAATCTCatagtttcggccaatgaaaaataagatttttaatttatttttgaatttaaaaaatcgAGTGTtctgtagataattaattaggtgtcacgtagatattttatttcattaattaatctaatatatatatatatatatatatatatatatatatattagattaattaattaaatatatacatacatatatatatatagagaatcgggatccggtgagaaccaccccttaagatgagaactgagaactaatctcagccGTCGATCAAACAAATTCAACGGCCGAAGATCTACCcgaaaaaatgaaaatagtaaGGGTAGATTACTAATTTACTCGCGTTTAATGACCTCCCCCAATTTCCagaatttctttctctctcttcctccctcctctcctGTGAacgctctctttctctctctctctctctctctccctcatCCTCCTTTCTCATATTTTCTTCTTCTAATTTCAACGATATCTCTTCTACCTTCAATTCTaggttttgtttttcaattgctTTTGTTGCCCAGGTAATTCTTcttgtaatttttattttcgaacaagttaaattaaattttcaagTTCTTATTCTTTTGTTGATGGTGTGTTTACTTTTCCTGATCCTGTGTTTACTTTCTCTCGATGCTGTATTTCCTTTTGCTTATATTGTGTTTACTTTATTCGttattgtgtttacttttgattatcttgtgtttacttttgattATTTTTAAATTCTGTTCATTTTACTTGATTTTTCGTTCTGATTTTGCTTGAATTAGGGATCTGGATTTGATTTCCTCGAATTGGATAAATTTACTTGAGTTGAGTTGTTTTCTACTTGCGCATTTTCTAGCAGAAGTATGCATTTTCTAGAAAAAGTATGCATTTTCATGGATTGCAAGCCTAGACTTAAGCCATCATCTATATCCAATTGTTTGTTAAAGCCCTATGCAATCCAACGTTTCCCTACATTTGTCACTTTTGTTGATGTTGTCCTCCCTGCAGCTGGAGATTGAGTCTAGTAGCTAACTGCTAACGTTAGTGTTTGCAGGCATGACTTAGTTCAGGCTGATCTTGCAGTGGCCAACTTCAACAAGCTCTCGGTTACAAATCTCCGGAGATTGTTTACACAAAAGGGTTCTGATTTCATGGATTCGCTGAAGTGGATTATAGAGAACTCATCCCGGAGACATGAATGAATTAGGGGTACATTTAACAATAGTTAGTATCCAAACTTCGAAAGATTTTGTAAGAGCATGAAGTTTTTTCTAAGACATTAGCATCGAGTGTAGTCCCGATTCCCCAGTGGAAAATAAGAGTGAATAACGAGTTTCCCGGGTATGGTAATCGTAAGATGCCTTAATACGGACTGGCTAATAGTCACCAAATATATAG
This genomic stretch from Spinacia oleracea cultivar Varoflay chromosome 3, BTI_SOV_V1, whole genome shotgun sequence harbors:
- the LOC110785246 gene encoding probable galacturonosyltransferase-like 1, with amino-acid sequence MPPTRPFLVFGVVVFGLLITIVSATATATIDGSQSKQRFREAPQFYNSEECPKIVSTEFEDDDHQDVSLPSSALDPDSVLVCSDEAVHVAMTLDLTYIRGSMAAILSVLQHSSCPQNIYFHFVISATRSNASELHTTISSSFPYLRFDLYPFDDSAVAGLISTSIRSALDCPLNYARSYLANLLPLCVGRVVYLDSDVVVVDDISTLYNFNLVDDKVLAAPEYCNANFTTYFTPTFWSNPSLSVTFADRHACYFNTGVMVIDLNRWRAGDYTRRIEEWMELQKRMRIYELGSLPPFLLVFGGNIVPVDHRWNQHGLGGDNFRGLCRDLHPGPVSLLHWSGKGKPWARLDANRPCPLDALWAPYDLLQTPFALDS